One window of Methanogenium organophilum genomic DNA carries:
- a CDS encoding energy-coupling factor transporter transmembrane component T family protein: protein MAEILQYKRIDGVFHRMNALTKICFLLVVIAIAIISTEPLVVAGLILLVFAMAAIGRFARELLAQVPMLIFLSAGLMLLTILTMQSGDVVGYLIPAGVPVIGGHIPITTGALHFAAILSLRFFVMLFAFQLMIISTQPRDLVTALQKMHLPVDYSLMLLIAIRFIPSLQLEGKRISEAQRARAYNPGTGLKGKVRELTPIIIPLVANALGKANVLGLTIDLRGLRTMARTPGLDRPFGTPDYLMGVAIILLAIAGAVVTLA, encoded by the coding sequence ATGGCAGAGATTCTTCAGTATAAACGAATTGACGGTGTCTTTCACCGGATGAACGCACTCACCAAGATCTGCTTCCTTCTGGTGGTCATTGCGATTGCCATCATCTCAACAGAACCACTGGTCGTTGCCGGACTCATCCTGCTCGTCTTCGCCATGGCTGCCATCGGACGCTTCGCACGCGAACTCCTCGCCCAGGTGCCGATGCTCATATTCCTGAGTGCGGGACTGATGCTTCTCACCATCCTCACGATGCAGAGTGGCGATGTCGTCGGATACCTCATCCCCGCAGGCGTCCCGGTCATCGGAGGCCACATCCCCATCACCACCGGAGCACTGCACTTCGCCGCCATACTCTCCCTGCGGTTCTTTGTGATGCTCTTTGCATTCCAGCTGATGATCATCTCCACCCAGCCCCGTGATCTTGTGACCGCCCTGCAGAAGATGCACCTCCCGGTGGACTACTCCCTGATGCTCCTGATTGCCATCCGGTTTATCCCCAGCCTTCAGCTGGAAGGGAAACGCATATCAGAAGCACAGCGTGCCCGGGCATACAACCCCGGCACCGGCCTGAAAGGTAAAGTCCGTGAACTGACACCCATCATCATCCCGCTTGTCGCAAACGCCCTCGGGAAGGCCAATGTGCTTGGACTCACCATTGACCTCCGGGGATTACGGACGATGGCCCGCACCCCCGGACTGGACCGGCCGTTCGGGACACCGGACTACCTGATGGGTGTCGCCATCATCCTGCTGGCCATTGCAGGTGCTGTGGTGACACTGGCCTGA
- the mcrB gene encoding coenzyme-B sulfoethylthiotransferase subunit beta: MAKYSETIDLYSDDGKLLKSDVSLDKVSPLVNPATSKIVDLTKRTINVNLAGIEAALKTGKLGKGKIKGRELDLPIMENKDALVAQIKEMVQVEEGDDTEILEFNNGKLLLVQVPKKRLDNAATYDAAITAVASAATYAIVDQFDINAFNASTVKAACWGGYPHTQDMNGALVSSILNIPQNNEGIGYALRNISVNHYVMMTNRNALQGAALAATLETAGEFEMGMGIGPFERNQLLCYAYQGLNANNMVYDLVKANGENGTVGTVVQSLVERALEDKVIMPGKKGDYFQFYDTKDPMMWNAYAAAGSMAASIVNCGAGRFAQAVSSTLLYFNDLLEHETGLPSADFGRMMGTAVGFSFFSHSIYGGGGPGIFNGNHVVTRHANGIAIPCVVAAAALDAGTQMFSPESTSKIMGETYGQIDVFNKPMHQIAKGV; the protein is encoded by the coding sequence ATGGCAAAATATTCAGAAACAATCGACCTCTACTCAGACGACGGGAAGTTGCTGAAGAGTGATGTATCACTCGACAAGGTTAGCCCACTGGTCAACCCGGCAACCAGCAAGATCGTCGATCTGACAAAGAGAACGATTAACGTCAACCTTGCGGGCATTGAAGCTGCCCTCAAGACAGGAAAGCTTGGCAAAGGAAAGATCAAGGGTCGTGAACTTGACCTTCCAATCATGGAGAACAAGGACGCACTCGTTGCACAGATCAAGGAAATGGTCCAGGTCGAAGAAGGCGACGACACCGAGATCCTCGAGTTCAACAATGGAAAGCTGCTCCTCGTGCAGGTACCAAAGAAGCGTCTCGACAATGCAGCAACCTACGATGCGGCAATCACCGCTGTTGCATCCGCAGCAACCTACGCAATTGTTGACCAGTTTGACATCAATGCATTCAACGCATCAACTGTCAAGGCAGCATGCTGGGGTGGATACCCACACACTCAGGACATGAACGGCGCACTGGTATCCTCGATTCTGAACATCCCACAGAACAACGAAGGTATCGGCTACGCACTCCGTAACATCTCCGTTAACCACTACGTCATGATGACGAACCGCAATGCACTCCAGGGTGCAGCACTTGCAGCTACCCTCGAGACAGCAGGCGAGTTCGAGATGGGAATGGGTATCGGACCATTCGAGCGCAACCAGCTCCTCTGCTACGCATACCAGGGCCTCAACGCAAACAACATGGTCTACGACCTTGTGAAAGCAAACGGTGAGAACGGTACCGTCGGTACTGTTGTTCAGTCACTCGTCGAGCGGGCACTTGAAGACAAGGTCATCATGCCCGGAAAGAAGGGCGACTACTTCCAGTTCTACGACACCAAGGACCCAATGATGTGGAATGCATATGCAGCAGCAGGTTCAATGGCAGCATCCATTGTCAACTGTGGTGCAGGACGTTTCGCACAGGCAGTCTCCTCGACCCTTCTGTACTTCAACGACCTTCTCGAACACGAGACCGGTCTTCCAAGCGCAGACTTCGGTCGTATGATGGGAACCGCAGTCGGATTCTCCTTCTTCAGCCACTCCATCTACGGTGGCGGTGGTCCAGGTATCTTCAACGGAAACCACGTTGTTACCCGTCACGCAAACGGTATCGCAATCCCATGTGTGGTTGCAGCCGCAGCACTTGACGCAGGTACACAGATGTTCTCACCGGAGAGCACTTCCAAGATCATGGGAGAGACCTACGGTCAGATTGACGTGTTCAACAAACCAATGCACCAGATTGCAAAGGGAGTCTGA
- the mcrD gene encoding methyl-coenzyme M reductase operon protein D, giving the protein MLSPETAERLLNAVVGIPGIRRLMVNGPSLPTIVPYGPARGKPNPNTNRKTITVGGSDVQLRVQVGMVTVEVTDESVIDTIKAACDGIFTQFPCQVQVGKFMKTQATLVDYAKYGPDADEIMIGLTDPKRTEPPVIIQGLHK; this is encoded by the coding sequence ATGCTAAGTCCTGAAACCGCCGAACGTCTTCTCAATGCAGTCGTCGGCATTCCCGGGATCCGGCGATTGATGGTGAACGGACCCAGTCTGCCTACAATAGTCCCATACGGCCCCGCAAGAGGGAAACCGAACCCGAACACCAACCGGAAAACAATCACCGTTGGTGGATCAGACGTGCAACTCCGTGTGCAGGTCGGCATGGTCACCGTAGAGGTCACAGATGAATCCGTTATTGATACGATCAAAGCGGCTTGCGATGGTATCTTCACACAATTCCCGTGCCAGGTACAGGTCGGGAAGTTCATGAAGACCCAGGCCACACTCGTGGACTACGCAAAATACGGACCGGATGCGGATGAGATAATGATCGGGCTCACCGATCCAAAACGAACCGAACCTCCTGTCATCATACAGGGGCTGCACAAATAA
- the mcrG gene encoding coenzyme-B sulfoethylthiotransferase subunit gamma, which translates to MAYTPQYGPGTSVVAENRRNQMNPDYKLEKVRDITDEDIVMVLGHRAPGSAYPTAHPPLAEQQEPDCPMRKLVKPTDGAKAGDRVRYVQFADSMFNAPSQPYQRTYAEMYRFRAIDPGTLSGRQIVECRERDLEQYAKLLIETEMFDPALVSMRGATVHGHSLRLSENGMQFDALQRCILSDDGVVKYVKDQIGVPLDREVAVGKPMDDEWLKAHSTIFHSLVGTAFRDDKEYVEYIQRIHTLRTKYGFMPKEE; encoded by the coding sequence ATGGCATACACACCACAGTATGGCCCCGGTACATCCGTTGTCGCTGAGAACAGGCGTAACCAGATGAACCCGGACTATAAACTGGAAAAAGTTCGCGATATCACTGATGAAGATATTGTAATGGTACTTGGTCACCGTGCACCGGGTTCCGCATACCCAACCGCACACCCACCTCTTGCTGAACAGCAGGAGCCTGACTGCCCAATGCGCAAACTCGTCAAACCAACAGACGGCGCAAAGGCAGGAGACCGTGTCCGCTACGTACAGTTCGCAGATTCAATGTTCAACGCACCATCACAGCCGTACCAGCGTACCTACGCAGAGATGTACCGCTTCCGTGCAATCGACCCCGGTACACTTTCCGGTCGTCAGATTGTCGAGTGCCGTGAGCGTGACCTCGAACAGTACGCAAAACTCTTAATCGAGACTGAGATGTTCGACCCGGCCCTTGTCAGCATGCGTGGCGCAACCGTCCACGGACACTCACTGCGTCTCTCAGAAAACGGTATGCAGTTCGATGCACTCCAGCGCTGTATTCTTTCCGACGACGGTGTCGTCAAATACGTGAAAGACCAGATTGGTGTCCCACTCGACCGTGAGGTTGCAGTCGGTAAGCCAATGGATGACGAATGGCTCAAGGCACACTCCACAATATTCCACTCACTCGTTGGAACCGCATTCCGCGATGACAAGGAATATGTCGAATACATTCAGCGCATCCACACGCTGAGAACAAAATACGGCTTCATGCCAAAAGAGGAGTGA